Proteins from a genomic interval of Thermotoga sp. Mc24:
- the nagA gene encoding N-acetylglucosamine-6-phosphate deacetylase, which produces MVVEKVLIVDPVDGEFTGDVEIEEGKVVKVEKRECIPRGVLMPGFVDPHIHGVMGADTMNCDFSEMEEFLYSQGITTFLATTVSTSFGSMKEILRKAKEYILENPSTSLLGIHLEGPYISKEKKGAHSEGHIRPPSEEELREIDSPVKMLTFAPEIESSELLLRLVEKGIVLSAGHSIATFEEFRKFYEKGVKRITHFPNGLKPLHHREIGITGAGLLLDDVKLELICDGVHLSKEMVKLVYKVKKADGIVLVTDSISAAGLKDGTTTLGDLVVKVEGGVPRLEDGTLAGSTLLFSQAVKNFRKFTGCSLTELAKVSSYNSCVELGLADRGRIAEGARADLVLLDEGLNVVMTIKEGEVVFRSR; this is translated from the coding sequence ATGGTTGTTGAGAAAGTTCTGATCGTTGATCCCGTTGATGGAGAGTTCACTGGGGACGTGGAGATAGAAGAGGGAAAGGTCGTGAAAGTTGAAAAGAGAGAATGCATTCCACGGGGTGTTCTCATGCCCGGGTTTGTCGATCCGCACATCCACGGTGTGATGGGTGCAGACACCATGAACTGCGACTTTTCTGAAATGGAAGAATTTCTCTACTCACAAGGAATCACCACGTTTCTTGCCACAACTGTTTCCACTTCATTTGGAAGTATGAAAGAAATTTTGAGAAAAGCGAAGGAATACATCCTTGAAAACCCGTCAACATCGCTACTTGGCATTCATCTGGAAGGACCGTACATCTCCAAAGAAAAGAAAGGGGCGCACTCAGAAGGACACATAAGACCACCTTCAGAAGAAGAACTGAGGGAAATCGATTCTCCGGTGAAGATGCTCACCTTCGCACCTGAAATAGAAAGCTCCGAACTTCTTTTGAGACTCGTGGAAAAAGGCATCGTTCTTTCAGCAGGACATTCCATCGCTACTTTTGAGGAGTTCAGGAAATTTTACGAAAAGGGAGTCAAAAGAATCACACACTTTCCGAACGGATTGAAGCCACTTCATCACAGAGAGATAGGAATCACGGGGGCGGGACTTTTGTTGGACGATGTGAAGCTGGAGCTCATCTGCGACGGGGTACATCTTTCTAAGGAGATGGTGAAACTCGTCTACAAAGTGAAAAAAGCGGATGGAATCGTTCTGGTCACAGATTCTATATCTGCGGCGGGTCTCAAAGATGGAACGACCACCCTGGGAGATCTCGTGGTGAAGGTGGAAGGCGGTGTTCCGAGGTTGGAAGATGGTACACTCGCGGGAAGCACGCTCCTTTTCTCACAGGCCGTGAAGAACTTCAGAAAGTTTACGGGGTGTTCTCTTACAGAACTTGCGAAGGTTTCCTCGTACAACAGCTGTGTTGAACTGGGGCTGGCTGATAGAGGAAGAATAGCCGAAGGAGCGAGGGCAGATCTTGTTCTTCTCGACGAAGGTTTGAACGTTGTGATGACGATCAAAGAGGGTGAGGTTGTTTTTCGATCCAGATGA
- a CDS encoding peroxiredoxin yields MEGRIPLIGEKFPRMEVKTTQGKKVLPDDFSGKWFVLFSHPADFTPVCTTEFVAFQKRYDKFRKLNTELIGLSIDQVFSHIKWIEWIKEKLGVEIEFPVIADDLGEVSKRLGLIHPNKGTNTVRAVFIVDSNGIIRAIIYYPQEVGRNIDEILRAVRALQTSDEKGVAIPANWPDNELINDSVIVPPASSVEEARKRLESKDFECYDWWFCYRKA; encoded by the coding sequence ATGGAAGGAAGGATTCCTCTCATAGGTGAAAAGTTTCCAAGGATGGAAGTGAAGACCACTCAGGGAAAGAAGGTTCTTCCGGACGACTTCAGCGGAAAGTGGTTCGTTCTTTTCAGTCATCCGGCTGATTTTACTCCGGTGTGTACTACCGAGTTCGTTGCGTTTCAGAAGAGGTACGATAAGTTCAGAAAACTCAACACGGAACTCATAGGTCTCAGCATCGACCAGGTGTTTTCACACATCAAGTGGATCGAGTGGATCAAGGAAAAACTGGGAGTCGAAATCGAATTTCCTGTTATAGCAGATGACTTAGGAGAAGTTTCCAAGAGGCTCGGATTGATTCATCCCAACAAGGGAACAAACACGGTGAGAGCTGTTTTCATAGTCGATTCAAACGGGATCATAAGGGCCATCATCTATTACCCGCAGGAGGTTGGGAGAAACATCGATGAGATTCTCAGAGCGGTGAGAGCTCTTCAGACGTCCGATGAAAAAGGAGTTGCCATTCCTGCCAACTGGCCAGACAACGAACTCATAAACGATTCTGTGATCGTTCCGCCGGCAAGCAGCGTTGAGGAAGCAAGAAAAAGGCTGGAATCGAAAGATTTCGAGTGTTACGACTGGTGGTTCTGTTACAGGAAGGCATAA
- a CDS encoding ABC transporter substrate-binding protein yields MRKFVVILLVVLLAVLALSKTKIVFWTMSLKPTFTDFIQGIIDRYEELNPDVEIVWEDVPWDVLQQKLLAAFSSGNPPDVVNLNAQWTIEFAQKKVLFPLNDLLPEEVINQYFDNMIKGLTWKGGIYGIPWYTAVDVIFYNKEIFEKAGLDPKYPPRTWDEILLYSVLIKEKTGKYGALPTIFQDPSAIFNWDGLNLYTVDENNRIKEVLFDRLEYAHTLNKWATLYKQKYIPSEIVQGGEWTRATELYQAGELAMLITGVQFADRVKWNAPEIYEKSDVAPIPAPKPGVRMSGWYSTLNVVRGSKNPKEAAKFAAFVANLENQIAFCKLVTIFPTLKTAVNDPWFSKDDGTLAAKARIMGAKYLENITFYNDDIPFRKEAFDKLKDAIIQVFLGQKDPETALEETAKYWRYLIQTQQSK; encoded by the coding sequence ATGAGGAAGTTCGTGGTCATTCTTTTGGTAGTTCTTCTCGCAGTTCTGGCACTGTCCAAAACCAAGATAGTCTTCTGGACCATGTCGCTGAAACCGACCTTCACAGATTTCATTCAGGGTATCATCGACAGGTACGAAGAGTTGAACCCGGATGTTGAAATTGTCTGGGAAGATGTTCCGTGGGACGTTCTCCAACAGAAGCTTCTTGCAGCCTTCTCTTCTGGAAACCCACCCGATGTCGTGAACCTGAACGCTCAATGGACCATTGAATTCGCTCAGAAGAAAGTTCTGTTCCCGTTGAACGATTTGCTACCCGAAGAAGTTATCAATCAGTATTTCGACAACATGATCAAAGGGCTCACCTGGAAAGGCGGAATTTACGGGATTCCCTGGTACACAGCGGTGGACGTGATATTCTACAACAAAGAGATCTTCGAAAAAGCTGGACTGGATCCGAAGTATCCACCTCGAACCTGGGATGAAATACTCCTCTACTCAGTTTTGATCAAGGAAAAAACGGGGAAATATGGGGCTCTTCCAACGATCTTCCAAGATCCTTCTGCGATCTTCAACTGGGACGGGTTGAATCTCTACACTGTGGATGAAAACAACAGAATAAAAGAAGTACTCTTCGACAGGCTGGAATACGCTCACACTCTCAACAAATGGGCCACTCTCTACAAACAGAAGTACATCCCGAGCGAAATCGTCCAGGGTGGAGAATGGACGAGAGCCACAGAACTCTATCAGGCTGGGGAGCTCGCCATGTTGATCACTGGTGTTCAGTTCGCGGACAGAGTGAAATGGAACGCCCCAGAAATATATGAAAAGTCCGATGTTGCTCCCATTCCGGCTCCAAAGCCGGGTGTGAGAATGAGTGGATGGTACTCAACGCTGAACGTGGTCAGAGGATCCAAAAATCCTAAGGAAGCCGCAAAATTCGCAGCATTCGTTGCAAACCTCGAGAACCAGATCGCATTCTGTAAGCTTGTGACCATATTCCCAACTCTTAAAACAGCGGTGAACGACCCATGGTTCTCAAAAGATGATGGAACGCTCGCTGCCAAAGCCAGGATCATGGGAGCTAAGTATCTTGAGAACATCACGTTCTACAACGATGACATACCATTCAGAAAAGAAGCGTTCGACAAATTGAAGGATGCCATTATTCAGGTGTTCCTTGGACAAAAAGATCCCGAAACAGCGCTCGAAGAGACCGCGAAGTACTGGAGATATCTCATTCAGACTCAGCAATCGAAATGA
- a CDS encoding carbohydrate ABC transporter permease: MPKIRKVLTYVVLVLFSLLSVWPFYWIAKTSFEAGGNVYKYPPSLIPYPATFSNYIGAWKTVKLGNYYLNTIIIAGFGTLLNVLFSLMVAYPLARIDFKGKQLVLFLILLPMMIPVQNTLIVNYLTLRKLGLLNTYTGVILPQAVTIFGIFMMRQAYLSVPKSFEDAARIDGAGELYIWWRIITPLIKPDIATLVVFQVITWWDNFLWPLIVLSDSNKYPLSVALVYLNSTFQVNFRYTAAGIVLAILPVVLLFIFAQRYIINAIAGGVKY, encoded by the coding sequence ATGCCTAAGATCAGAAAGGTCTTGACTTATGTGGTCCTTGTCCTTTTTTCGCTTCTCTCAGTGTGGCCGTTTTACTGGATTGCGAAGACCTCTTTCGAGGCAGGGGGCAATGTGTACAAGTACCCACCAAGTCTCATCCCGTACCCGGCAACCTTTTCAAACTACATTGGGGCATGGAAGACAGTGAAACTTGGAAATTACTATCTGAACACGATTATAATAGCGGGTTTTGGCACACTTTTGAACGTGCTTTTCTCGCTGATGGTGGCCTATCCTCTCGCCAGAATAGACTTCAAAGGGAAACAGCTGGTGCTCTTTCTGATTCTTCTTCCAATGATGATTCCAGTTCAGAACACTTTGATAGTCAACTACCTCACCCTCAGAAAACTCGGTCTTCTGAACACCTACACCGGTGTGATTCTTCCTCAGGCCGTTACGATCTTCGGTATCTTCATGATGAGACAGGCTTATTTGAGTGTTCCGAAGAGCTTCGAAGACGCTGCGAGGATAGATGGTGCCGGAGAACTCTACATATGGTGGAGGATAATCACACCTCTAATAAAGCCGGACATCGCCACTCTCGTTGTGTTCCAGGTGATCACCTGGTGGGACAATTTCCTGTGGCCTCTCATAGTTCTGTCCGATTCCAACAAGTATCCTCTCTCTGTGGCACTCGTTTATCTGAACAGCACTTTCCAAGTGAATTTCAGATACACCGCAGCTGGAATCGTTCTGGCGATACTTCCTGTTGTATTACTGTTCATCTTCGCTCAGAGGTACATAATAAACGCTATTGCCGGCGGCGTGAAATACTGA
- the nagA gene encoding beta-N-acetylglucosaminidase — protein MNVDLGKLFFCGFNDFNEEVKEIIRKYRPAGILIYPGILSKEYLLMDFMSFLSKEGNFLISSDHEGGQLEVLRYVPSSPGNLVFGKNSSDVTYRYSKIAGRIMEIVGFNMVFAPVLDLLSEESSSVIDMRSYGSDPKIVAEHGTKACEGYLEGGVIPCIKHFPGHGKAREDSHLTLPVVDASFEKLWGEDLLPFRKVLEREKKVTVMTAHVRYSAIDILPATLSEKIITDVLREKIGFDGLVISDAMEMSAVSNNFSVEEIVGLFLNAGGNMILLGDYRNLPVYYETLVKLLKDGKVQKDRVERSIRTVEKYLALVKKNNGVGFLADVSMNAVEFLGFEKIDRTSEVTLLVPSSENLSPADTTGGDYDQIPEIVSRFFKVENVVRYTVEDGPDPVEGDLIFDFVADISNEKALKAHLSLPAEKTVYFILRNPFDARYFEGRKIVITRSTKPISIYKSLEHLSGRCDS, from the coding sequence ATGAACGTGGATCTTGGAAAGCTGTTCTTCTGCGGTTTCAACGACTTCAACGAAGAAGTCAAGGAAATAATCAGAAAATACAGACCAGCTGGTATTTTGATCTATCCAGGAATTCTTTCGAAAGAGTATCTTCTGATGGATTTCATGAGTTTTCTATCGAAGGAAGGGAATTTTCTCATCAGTTCCGATCACGAGGGTGGTCAGCTTGAGGTGCTGAGATACGTTCCCTCGTCTCCGGGAAACCTTGTCTTTGGAAAAAACTCATCGGATGTGACTTACAGATATTCCAAGATTGCAGGAAGAATCATGGAGATTGTAGGGTTCAACATGGTTTTTGCTCCTGTGCTTGATCTTCTTTCTGAAGAGAGTTCTTCGGTGATCGACATGAGAAGCTACGGCTCAGATCCCAAAATCGTAGCCGAGCATGGAACAAAGGCCTGTGAAGGTTATCTGGAAGGAGGGGTTATCCCCTGTATCAAGCACTTTCCAGGTCACGGAAAAGCAAGAGAAGACTCTCACCTCACTCTTCCTGTGGTCGATGCATCCTTTGAAAAACTCTGGGGAGAGGATCTTCTGCCGTTCAGAAAGGTGCTGGAAAGGGAGAAAAAGGTCACGGTCATGACGGCTCACGTCAGATACTCTGCGATAGACATTCTCCCAGCTACTCTTTCGGAGAAGATCATAACGGATGTTCTCAGAGAGAAGATCGGCTTCGATGGTCTTGTGATCAGCGATGCTATGGAGATGAGTGCTGTGTCGAACAATTTCTCTGTTGAAGAGATTGTGGGTCTCTTTCTGAACGCGGGAGGAAACATGATCCTTCTTGGTGATTACAGAAACCTTCCGGTTTACTATGAAACGCTGGTGAAGCTTCTCAAAGATGGAAAGGTCCAGAAGGACAGAGTGGAGCGCTCCATAAGAACGGTGGAAAAATACCTGGCTCTTGTGAAGAAAAACAACGGTGTTGGTTTTCTTGCCGATGTTTCAATGAACGCCGTGGAATTCCTCGGCTTTGAAAAGATAGATCGTACCAGTGAAGTGACTCTTCTCGTTCCATCCAGTGAGAATTTGAGTCCAGCGGACACCACGGGGGGCGATTACGACCAGATTCCAGAGATCGTTTCCAGATTTTTCAAGGTCGAGAATGTTGTTCGATACACCGTAGAAGACGGTCCCGATCCAGTTGAAGGTGATTTGATCTTCGATTTTGTAGCCGACATATCGAACGAAAAGGCTCTGAAAGCCCATCTGAGCTTGCCGGCAGAAAAGACTGTTTACTTCATTCTGAGAAATCCGTTCGATGCCAGGTATTTCGAAGGAAGAAAGATTGTCATCACAAGATCGACGAAACCTATTTCTATCTATAAATCCTTAGAACATCTTTCGGGGAGGTGTGATTCATGA
- a CDS encoding ROK family transcriptional regulator, which translates to MNISPTQHKILKLLVENEKISMREISEKLSVNMSTVSRNFRSLQESGFVLKVEEASPGSSGGRKTALYTANPNKFFILGIGVEQNRLIGVVIDAKGNVVEKSEIHRSFRGEEIVNALVDCIEPFKEKYLNTVGISIGMPGIIKENKVIFSSALGIEDLDLGEILSREFGTEIFVLNDANAAVVGYGFQKKNVVYFLLSVPYYLNQPVGVGAGLWLEGNLYQGSNGAAGEFEIDILPSILSEPATIDEVDLKNLFSGSLLKLLSKLSEVASFVSYLLDPETVIFGGDITLFSQEFHSRLAKNVQDRLEKRRISDVEILFDERGLWTVAFGAAKAFWKRILEDYEFASRILK; encoded by the coding sequence TTGAACATTTCACCCACTCAACACAAGATTCTCAAACTTCTCGTAGAAAACGAAAAGATATCGATGAGAGAAATCAGCGAGAAGCTTTCTGTGAACATGTCCACCGTATCCAGAAATTTTCGATCTCTGCAGGAATCGGGTTTTGTTTTGAAGGTCGAAGAAGCGTCTCCCGGTTCGTCGGGGGGTAGGAAAACCGCTCTTTATACGGCAAACCCAAATAAGTTCTTCATTCTGGGGATTGGGGTTGAGCAGAACAGATTGATCGGCGTGGTGATCGATGCGAAGGGAAATGTGGTTGAAAAAAGTGAGATACACAGAAGTTTTCGAGGAGAAGAGATCGTGAACGCTCTTGTTGATTGTATAGAACCTTTTAAAGAAAAGTATTTGAACACAGTAGGAATTTCCATCGGTATGCCTGGAATCATAAAAGAAAACAAGGTGATCTTTTCTTCGGCCCTCGGTATTGAAGATCTCGATCTCGGAGAAATTCTCTCCAGGGAATTTGGGACAGAGATTTTTGTTCTGAACGATGCCAACGCAGCAGTTGTAGGATACGGCTTTCAAAAGAAAAATGTGGTTTATTTTCTGCTCTCTGTTCCTTATTATCTGAACCAGCCGGTGGGTGTTGGAGCAGGGCTCTGGCTAGAGGGGAATTTGTACCAGGGTTCCAACGGTGCTGCGGGTGAATTTGAAATTGACATCCTGCCATCCATTCTGTCTGAACCAGCCACGATCGATGAAGTAGATTTGAAAAACCTGTTTTCTGGTTCGCTCTTGAAACTTCTTTCAAAGCTTTCAGAAGTTGCTTCTTTCGTTAGCTATCTTTTAGATCCCGAAACCGTGATTTTTGGTGGAGACATAACGCTGTTTTCTCAGGAGTTTCATAGTAGGCTGGCAAAGAACGTTCAGGATCGCCTTGAGAAGAGACGCATCTCTGACGTTGAGATTCTCTTCGACGAAAGAGGGCTCTGGACGGTGGCCTTCGGTGCAGCAAAAGCTTTCTGGAAAAGGATTCTGGAAGACTACGAATTCGCCAGCAGGATTCTGAAATGA
- a CDS encoding carbohydrate ABC transporter permease produces MPGRYYKSLRKKQLLLAFFFITTPTLLMVLFIYYPLVFGIKISFYQYDIVGESLYIGLKNYVDLLRDPLFWNAFKNSLLYLLVVPPLQLVSILLAVLLDRAIKGRNLFRTLIFLPVVTPITIAAITWQWMYREKGFINFLLQSLHIIDESIAFLSDPKIALFAIMFVTMWKGFGYYMVIYLAGLQSIPKELIEAARVDGAKPSQVFFKVTIPLLKPYILFCSTMSSIAALNVFGEIYAMTKGGPVHATETMGIFIYNRAFEYLQFGYSNAAAVLFSFVVIAFSLLNFYLFREGGLKSYYA; encoded by the coding sequence ATGCCAGGAAGGTACTACAAAAGTCTGAGAAAAAAACAGCTTCTCCTTGCATTCTTCTTCATAACGACCCCCACTCTCCTCATGGTGCTTTTCATATATTATCCTCTCGTGTTCGGTATCAAGATTTCCTTTTACCAGTACGACATAGTCGGAGAATCTCTTTACATAGGACTGAAAAACTACGTCGATCTGCTTCGCGATCCTTTATTCTGGAACGCCTTCAAGAACAGTCTTTTGTACCTACTTGTTGTACCTCCACTCCAGCTCGTTTCTATACTGCTTGCGGTTCTGCTCGACAGGGCCATAAAGGGTAGGAATCTTTTCAGGACTCTCATTTTTCTTCCAGTGGTTACTCCCATCACTATTGCTGCGATCACGTGGCAGTGGATGTACAGAGAAAAGGGATTCATCAACTTTTTGCTTCAATCACTTCATATTATAGACGAGTCGATTGCTTTCCTCTCAGATCCCAAGATAGCTCTCTTCGCTATCATGTTCGTCACCATGTGGAAGGGATTCGGTTACTACATGGTCATATATCTGGCAGGACTCCAGAGCATTCCCAAGGAATTGATAGAGGCTGCCAGGGTTGACGGTGCGAAACCTTCTCAAGTCTTTTTCAAAGTGACGATCCCCCTTCTGAAACCGTACATCCTGTTTTGCTCAACCATGTCATCCATAGCAGCTTTGAACGTCTTCGGAGAGATTTATGCCATGACAAAGGGTGGACCAGTTCATGCAACGGAAACAATGGGAATTTTCATATACAATCGAGCTTTTGAATATCTCCAGTTCGGATATTCGAACGCTGCCGCTGTTCTGTTCAGCTTCGTTGTGATTGCATTTTCGCTTCTGAACTTCTACTTGTTCAGGGAAGGAGGTTTGAAGAGCTATTATGCCTAA
- a CDS encoding SIS domain-containing protein → MSKTLKEITDQRNELKEFFENFVLNLEKTEIFSEIQKNLADEVFFVGCGSSYNLALTISNYFERVLKIRTRAIPAGEVAFQKVPDLKEEGLAFLFSRTGNTTEVLLANDVLRKRNYRTVGITIEEESRLAKESDLPLVFPIREEAIVMTKSFNMILLSLMFLADRIAGNSTERFSELVGYSSEFFDISWKVIEKIDLKEHDHFVFLGMSEFFGISLESALKCIEMSLTFSEAYSTLEYRHGPKALVKKGALVFMQKVSGMDEQEKRLKKELESFGATVLEVGEDGDIPVSNDWRSAFLRTVPAQILGYQKAISKGISPDNPPHLEKTVVL, encoded by the coding sequence ATGAGCAAAACACTGAAAGAGATCACAGACCAGAGAAACGAGTTGAAAGAGTTCTTCGAGAACTTTGTTCTGAACTTGGAAAAAACGGAAATCTTCAGTGAAATACAGAAGAATCTGGCTGATGAAGTGTTCTTTGTGGGATGTGGGAGTTCGTACAACCTCGCCCTCACCATCTCCAATTATTTCGAGAGAGTTTTAAAGATAAGAACAAGAGCAATCCCGGCGGGTGAGGTGGCTTTCCAGAAGGTTCCAGATCTCAAGGAGGAAGGACTGGCCTTTCTTTTCTCGAGAACCGGGAACACAACGGAGGTACTTCTCGCAAACGATGTTCTGAGGAAACGAAACTACAGAACAGTAGGGATCACTATAGAAGAAGAATCGAGACTCGCAAAAGAGAGTGATCTTCCACTCGTGTTTCCCATACGAGAAGAAGCGATCGTGATGACGAAGTCTTTCAACATGATCCTGCTCTCTTTGATGTTTCTGGCAGACAGAATAGCCGGAAATTCAACGGAGCGGTTCTCAGAGCTCGTCGGGTATTCGTCCGAGTTCTTCGATATCTCTTGGAAGGTGATTGAAAAGATCGATCTGAAAGAACACGATCACTTCGTGTTCCTTGGCATGTCAGAGTTTTTTGGAATCAGCCTTGAATCGGCTTTAAAATGTATTGAGATGTCTCTCACTTTCTCGGAAGCGTATTCGACGCTCGAGTACAGGCACGGTCCAAAGGCACTGGTGAAAAAAGGCGCTCTCGTCTTCATGCAAAAAGTGTCGGGAATGGATGAACAGGAGAAGCGATTGAAAAAAGAACTCGAATCATTCGGTGCCACCGTTCTGGAGGTGGGAGAAGATGGAGATATCCCGGTGAGCAACGACTGGAGATCTGCCTTTTTGAGGACTGTTCCCGCTCAGATTCTTGGGTATCAGAAGGCGATTTCCAAGGGTATCTCACCAGACAATCCTCCCCATCTGGAAAAGACCGTTGTTCTGTGA